The following are from one region of the Luteibaculum oceani genome:
- a CDS encoding glycosyltransferase family 4 protein has product MRILQLTVKPPYPAVDGGCIAIKNFSDIILEGGHELKILSLATHKHPFVPEEIPADFREKTDIEAVYVKTEINFIDAFSSFITMDSYNISRFYSVDFDALLEETLLGAEYDIVQLESLFMTPYISTIRRNSQAKVLLRSHNFEHSIWEQIAAREDVRFKRWYLKFLASRLKNYELEIMDSLDGVIAISTADEKRYKNLKTKRPVSCIPFGIEIDDYPFDTEVNKIPKLFHLGAMDWQPNIDGIHWFLKQVWPDLSINQPQAELHLGGRAMNIEEFKGYGSRVFLEGEVESATDFMLSNDIMVVPLHTGGGIRIKILEGMAMGKTVVSTSIGAEGIHANDGEEIFIANSANEFVDILNKLLTDREKVREVGINARSFVQRNFNKSVLRERYESFCIDLTRKTTVS; this is encoded by the coding sequence ATGAGGATATTACAGTTAACCGTCAAACCACCCTACCCTGCTGTTGATGGCGGTTGCATTGCAATAAAGAACTTTTCTGATATCATTTTGGAAGGCGGACACGAATTAAAAATTCTAAGTCTAGCTACCCATAAACACCCCTTTGTTCCCGAAGAAATTCCTGCTGATTTTAGAGAAAAAACCGATATCGAAGCGGTTTATGTGAAGACTGAAATCAATTTCATCGATGCATTCTCCAGCTTTATTACCATGGATTCTTACAATATATCCAGGTTTTACTCAGTAGATTTCGATGCCTTACTGGAGGAAACCCTTCTGGGTGCAGAATATGATATAGTGCAGTTAGAAAGTCTTTTTATGACGCCCTATATTTCCACCATTCGCAGGAACTCACAGGCAAAAGTGCTTTTACGATCGCATAATTTCGAGCATTCTATTTGGGAGCAAATCGCTGCAAGAGAAGATGTTAGATTTAAGCGATGGTATTTGAAGTTTTTGGCCAGCAGGCTAAAAAACTATGAATTAGAAATAATGGACTCCTTGGATGGAGTTATTGCCATTTCTACTGCGGATGAAAAACGATATAAAAATTTAAAGACCAAGCGACCCGTTTCTTGTATCCCATTTGGAATAGAAATCGACGATTACCCCTTCGATACCGAGGTGAATAAAATTCCAAAATTATTTCATCTGGGCGCCATGGATTGGCAGCCGAATATCGATGGAATTCACTGGTTCCTCAAGCAGGTTTGGCCCGATCTGTCCATAAATCAACCCCAAGCGGAACTGCATTTAGGTGGAAGAGCTATGAACATTGAGGAGTTTAAGGGGTACGGATCTCGAGTTTTCCTTGAGGGAGAAGTGGAGTCCGCTACAGATTTTATGCTCAGTAACGACATCATGGTGGTTCCCCTGCATACGGGTGGAGGTATCAGAATTAAAATTCTAGAGGGCATGGCCATGGGGAAAACTGTGGTTTCCACAAGTATTGGTGCTGAAGGTATACACGCTAATGATGGCGAAGAGATATTTATTGCCAATTCTGCCAATGAATTTGTTGACATCCTGAATAAACTGTTAACCGATAGAGAAAAAGTGAGGGAAGTTGGAATTAATGCGCGCAGTTTCGTTCAGCGAAATTTCAACAAATCTGTTTTGCGAGAACGCTACGAAAGCTTTTGTATCGATTTAACAAGGAAAACCACCGTAAGCTAA
- a CDS encoding START-like domain-containing protein, with protein sequence MEKIEMEFMVRSSTSVLYDMLSTPSGLSEWFADDVNIKDDIYTFMWDGSEEEARLLKKKKGEYIRFHWLDHDDEDTYLEMRIKVDPMTNEVAVIVTDFADEDDIEETKELWESQIGELTHRLGV encoded by the coding sequence ATGGAGAAAATAGAAATGGAATTTATGGTCCGAAGCTCCACCTCGGTCCTTTACGATATGCTTTCTACCCCATCGGGACTTTCAGAGTGGTTTGCCGATGATGTAAATATTAAAGATGACATCTACACTTTTATGTGGGATGGAAGTGAAGAGGAAGCTAGATTATTAAAGAAAAAGAAAGGCGAATACATTCGCTTTCATTGGCTGGATCACGATGATGAAGATACCTACCTAGAAATGCGAATTAAAGTTGATCCAATGACCAATGAAGTTGCGGTAATTGTTACCGATTTCGCCGATGAAGACGACATTGAAGAGACCAAAGAGCTTTGGGAAAGTCAAATTGGAGAACTTACCCATCGACTTGGGGTATAG
- a CDS encoding S8 family peptidase, translated as MKRKSLLLATWSLGVFFSGFMTSCSKEDLSTEKQTQLDQSKSIQSNSENGAMIPDQYIVVFEDGTFESAALRKSAVEQEQMAMEISSDLFKQMGAKNVTVLNAMAKAIDATVIRSSKGDLEKIQGDQRVKFIEPDRVIMLAPPPGKGKGGGDDGGSSSQSTPYGITRVGGAVDATGKTVWILDSGVDLDHPDLNVDVARSRTFISSGKDSKNADDGNGHGTHCAGTVAAIDNNIGVVGVAANATVVGVKVLDSRGSGSYSGVIAGVNYVASAASPGDVANMSLGGPTSQALDDAVRNAASQGILFALAAGNESRDANNSSPARVNHQNVYTISAMNSSDVWASFSNYGNPPVDYCAPGVSVNSTWKNGGYNTISGTSMAAPHAAGVLLITGGNPTTSGSVIGDPDGNADPIISH; from the coding sequence ATGAAAAGAAAGTCATTATTACTGGCCACCTGGTCTTTGGGAGTTTTCTTTTCAGGATTTATGACCTCTTGTTCTAAGGAGGATTTAAGTACTGAAAAGCAAACTCAGTTAGACCAAAGCAAATCCATTCAGAGCAACTCTGAAAACGGAGCGATGATTCCCGATCAATACATTGTTGTATTTGAAGATGGAACCTTCGAGAGTGCAGCCTTAAGAAAGTCTGCAGTTGAGCAAGAGCAGATGGCTATGGAAATTAGTTCCGATCTGTTTAAGCAAATGGGTGCTAAAAATGTTACTGTTCTCAACGCCATGGCAAAGGCGATTGATGCTACGGTTATTCGCAGCTCTAAAGGAGACCTTGAAAAGATTCAAGGGGACCAGCGAGTTAAGTTTATCGAGCCCGATCGCGTTATTATGTTAGCGCCTCCTCCTGGAAAAGGTAAAGGTGGTGGAGATGACGGAGGATCTTCCTCGCAAAGCACTCCCTATGGTATTACGAGAGTAGGAGGTGCAGTGGATGCTACGGGTAAAACCGTTTGGATTTTAGATTCTGGAGTGGATTTAGATCATCCAGATTTAAATGTAGACGTTGCACGAAGCAGAACTTTTATCAGTTCTGGTAAGGATTCGAAAAACGCCGACGATGGAAATGGACACGGTACTCACTGTGCAGGAACTGTTGCTGCCATTGATAACAATATTGGAGTAGTTGGCGTTGCTGCTAATGCTACGGTTGTAGGTGTTAAGGTCCTGGATTCTAGAGGTAGCGGATCGTACTCTGGTGTTATAGCTGGTGTAAATTATGTTGCAAGTGCTGCATCTCCGGGTGATGTTGCAAATATGAGTTTGGGCGGTCCAACTTCTCAAGCTTTAGATGATGCAGTAAGAAATGCGGCGTCTCAAGGAATATTGTTTGCACTAGCCGCTGGAAACGAATCTAGAGATGCTAACAATAGCTCACCAGCTAGAGTAAATCATCAAAATGTATATACGATTTCAGCAATGAATAGCTCGGATGTTTGGGCTAGTTTTTCTAATTACGGCAATCCTCCGGTAGACTATTGTGCCCCTGGAGTTTCAGTGAACTCCACTTGGAAAAATGGAGGCTACAATACCATTAGTGGTACTTCAATGGCCGCTCCTCACGCCGCGGGTGTATTGCTTATTACAGGAGGAAATCCAACTACATCAGGTTCTGTAATTGGCGACCCCGATGGTAATGCAGATCCAATTATTTCGCATTAG
- a CDS encoding 5-(carboxyamino)imidazole ribonucleotide synthase codes for MQNFVSSNYTVGILGGGQLGRMLIQSAISFDLNIHILDPNPEAPASKYAHQFQCGDFRDYNAVVEFGKYCDLITVEIEDVNTDALRTLKKQGKVVHPDPDVLDLIRDKGNQKEFYAEKGLPTAPFKLYPSTKEIIGDINRGEIAPPFVQKLRTGGYDGKGVQIVKDTRELTELLQGPCLIEQIANIDKELAVIVAGSDHNNEITCFPPVEMLFDPKANLVEFLSSPADIDAETAKEAQEIAVHLYKEMNMRGLLAVELFLNKDGSIWINEVAPRPHNSGHHSIEGNLTSQFEQHLRSILNAPLGNTAIKKPSVMVNLLGADGEKGPVLYEGLDEIMELPGVYPHLYGKKEVSPFRKMGHVSCVAETREQAIALGREVKEKIKVVAKK; via the coding sequence ATGCAAAATTTTGTCTCTTCGAATTATACAGTTGGAATACTTGGTGGTGGTCAGTTAGGAAGAATGTTAATTCAATCTGCCATTAGCTTCGACCTCAATATTCATATTCTAGATCCCAACCCCGAAGCCCCCGCTTCAAAATATGCCCATCAGTTTCAATGCGGCGATTTTAGGGATTACAATGCGGTGGTAGAATTTGGAAAGTACTGCGATTTAATTACCGTTGAAATTGAAGATGTTAATACCGATGCACTGCGAACACTGAAAAAGCAAGGCAAAGTGGTACATCCCGATCCTGATGTATTAGATTTAATCAGGGACAAGGGTAATCAAAAGGAATTTTACGCCGAGAAAGGACTTCCCACCGCTCCATTCAAACTATACCCTTCCACCAAAGAAATAATAGGCGATATAAATAGAGGAGAAATAGCACCTCCTTTTGTTCAAAAACTAAGAACCGGTGGATATGATGGTAAAGGAGTGCAAATCGTTAAGGACACCCGGGAGTTAACCGAGTTACTCCAAGGACCTTGCTTAATTGAACAGATTGCAAATATTGACAAGGAGCTTGCTGTAATTGTAGCGGGAAGCGATCACAATAACGAAATTACCTGCTTTCCTCCGGTAGAAATGCTTTTCGACCCGAAGGCCAACTTAGTTGAATTTTTATCCTCCCCTGCTGATATTGACGCCGAAACGGCCAAAGAAGCGCAGGAAATTGCTGTCCATTTATACAAGGAAATGAACATGCGCGGATTATTAGCGGTGGAATTATTCCTGAATAAAGATGGAAGTATTTGGATAAACGAAGTTGCTCCAAGACCTCATAATAGTGGTCACCATAGTATAGAAGGAAATTTAACCTCTCAATTTGAGCAGCACCTTAGATCTATATTAAACGCACCCCTAGGAAATACAGCAATAAAAAAACCTTCGGTTATGGTTAATTTATTAGGGGCCGATGGAGAAAAAGGACCCGTTTTATACGAAGGATTAGACGAAATCATGGAGCTTCCTGGGGTATACCCACACCTTTATGGGAAAAAAGAAGTTTCTCCGTTCCGTAAAATGGGACATGTAAGTTGCGTTGCCGAAACAAGAGAACAAGCAATAGCACTTGGAAGAGAAGTGAAAGAAAAAATTAAAGTAGTAGCTAAAAAATAA
- a CDS encoding glycosyltransferase family 2 protein produces the protein MPHTSPKISLITVNYNGEEDSLEFIASLQKSTLRDWELFVVDNASHRSPCRIGEIQDDRIQLIALSENKGFAGGNNVAVPKCSAPYLFFVNNDTILTPDCLEILHDTAEEIENLGALSPKFHYYHQQNLIEFAGCTQINRITARNTALHNREIDNGVKGLIETHYAHGAGMLIPKKVIETVGTMHEAFFLYYEEMDWCERIRKAGYQIYCQRDALIYHKESASVGKLNPLKTYYLNRNRILFMNRNFPYPSNFPFLLFLIFISIPTNFFRFLVKGEIDHLKAYLKGIYWHINSKSTI, from the coding sequence ATGCCCCATACGTCGCCTAAAATATCGCTGATTACCGTTAATTATAATGGTGAAGAAGATAGCTTGGAGTTTATAGCATCCCTCCAAAAAAGCACGCTCCGTGATTGGGAGTTATTTGTGGTAGATAATGCATCCCACAGAAGCCCATGCCGAATTGGGGAAATCCAAGATGATAGAATTCAACTTATTGCGCTGAGCGAGAACAAGGGTTTTGCAGGAGGAAACAACGTGGCAGTACCTAAGTGTTCTGCTCCCTATCTGTTTTTCGTAAACAATGACACCATTCTTACTCCCGATTGTTTGGAAATCCTCCATGATACGGCAGAAGAAATTGAAAATCTGGGGGCATTAAGCCCCAAGTTTCATTATTACCACCAACAAAATTTGATAGAGTTTGCCGGTTGCACGCAGATAAACAGAATAACCGCCCGAAATACAGCCTTGCACAACAGAGAAATTGATAACGGGGTGAAAGGATTAATTGAAACTCATTACGCACACGGTGCGGGAATGCTAATACCAAAAAAGGTAATAGAAACTGTTGGCACCATGCACGAGGCCTTCTTTTTATACTATGAGGAGATGGACTGGTGCGAGCGAATAAGAAAAGCTGGATACCAAATATATTGCCAACGCGACGCGCTTATTTACCATAAAGAATCAGCCTCGGTTGGAAAACTTAATCCCCTTAAAACCTATTACCTGAATAGAAACCGTATATTGTTTATGAACCGAAACTTTCCCTACCCCTCTAACTTTCCCTTTCTCCTGTTTTTGATATTTATATCCATACCCACAAACTTTTTTCGTTTTCTAGTGAAAGGAGAAATAGACCATTTAAAGGCCTACTTGAAGGGAATATACTGGCACATTAATTCAAAATCTACCATTTAA
- the purE gene encoding 5-(carboxyamino)imidazole ribonucleotide mutase — translation MVGIIMGSDSDLPVMKAACEMLEELKVPYEIDVVSAHRTPEKMYDYASKAHERGLKVIVAGAGGAAHLPGMVASLSPLPVIGVPVKSSNSIDGWDSVLSILQMPGGVPVATVALNGAKNAGILAAQIVSAGDQELQKRIIEYKKGLKSSVEKKSEKVKTNYHP, via the coding sequence ATGGTAGGAATTATAATGGGAAGCGATAGTGACCTTCCGGTAATGAAGGCAGCATGTGAAATGCTGGAAGAACTTAAAGTTCCCTACGAAATAGATGTTGTTTCTGCGCACCGAACACCTGAAAAAATGTACGATTATGCTTCAAAAGCGCACGAAAGAGGTTTAAAGGTGATTGTTGCTGGTGCTGGTGGTGCAGCGCACCTACCAGGCATGGTGGCTAGTTTAAGTCCCCTACCCGTTATTGGTGTTCCCGTTAAATCTTCGAATTCTATAGACGGATGGGATTCGGTTTTAAGCATCCTACAAATGCCTGGTGGGGTACCCGTTGCAACGGTAGCTCTTAATGGCGCAAAAAACGCGGGTATATTGGCCGCCCAAATTGTATCGGCTGGAGACCAGGAATTGCAAAAAAGAATTATCGAATACAAGAAAGGGCTGAAATCTTCCGTTGAAAAGAAATCAGAAAAGGTAAAAACGAACTACCATCCATGA
- the asnB gene encoding asparagine synthase (glutamine-hydrolyzing), with protein sequence MCGIAGYIDFSKTLGEDHLKPMCDALTHRGPDAEGRTVHLHPNAHIGLGHRRLSILDLSAEGIQPMEKNGISIVFNGEIYNFNEIKTELESYGAKFKSRTDTEVIIEAYREWGMSCLTKFKGMFAFALYDERKEKVYVVRDRVGVKPLFVYHKGQHILFGSELKCFHESPVFEKELDHTALSLFLKLSYIPTPYCIFKHTQKVKPGHILEINLNKQSIVEKKYWDVVDAYNAPPLDLSYAEAVDELERLLRKNFMYRMVADVPVGVFLSGGYDSAAVASIIQDQTSSPIKTFTVGFNEVDFDEAKDAEKIAKHIGSEHYTLTCTPENASDIFHKIPQVYDEPFADNSVVPTMLVSKFAKQEVKVALSGDGGDEIFGGYNKFKQALDFTQRYPHLLQTVLGKAMSLIDPESLPILRNTHNFSSRYEKMINIWMSHSPFVALKNISYYITDEEVKKILNVPFDSPTTFFDIEGKLAPHNDYLNKLLAIDYKTFLMDNNMVKIDRASMSVGLEGREPFLDQEIIEFAARLPSHYKIRSGYTKSMLKHVTHRYIDPALMDRPKKPFIAPLKEWFKDDMRGLMMDYINKETLDQQEIFNTKEVLAMRDKYLQDRGVGHQKVWNILLFQLWYKAYM encoded by the coding sequence ATGTGCGGAATAGCTGGATATATTGATTTTTCTAAAACACTGGGCGAAGACCATCTTAAACCCATGTGCGACGCCCTTACCCATAGAGGTCCAGATGCCGAGGGCAGAACTGTTCACCTCCATCCTAATGCCCACATAGGTTTGGGACACCGAAGACTTTCCATTTTGGATTTAAGTGCCGAGGGAATTCAGCCCATGGAAAAAAATGGTATCTCCATTGTTTTTAACGGGGAGATATACAATTTCAATGAAATTAAAACGGAATTAGAGTCTTACGGAGCAAAATTTAAATCGAGAACCGATACAGAAGTAATAATTGAAGCCTACCGAGAATGGGGCATGTCTTGCCTTACTAAGTTTAAGGGAATGTTTGCCTTTGCATTGTACGACGAGCGCAAGGAAAAGGTGTATGTGGTTAGGGATCGCGTTGGAGTAAAACCATTGTTTGTTTATCACAAGGGGCAGCACATCCTTTTTGGGAGCGAACTAAAATGTTTTCATGAAAGTCCGGTTTTTGAGAAGGAACTGGACCACACCGCGCTATCACTTTTCTTAAAATTAAGCTACATCCCTACTCCCTACTGCATTTTTAAGCACACCCAAAAAGTAAAACCCGGGCATATACTCGAGATAAATCTCAATAAGCAAAGCATAGTAGAAAAGAAATATTGGGATGTTGTAGATGCCTACAATGCACCGCCACTCGATTTATCTTACGCAGAAGCCGTTGATGAACTAGAAAGGCTATTGCGCAAAAATTTCATGTACCGCATGGTTGCCGATGTTCCTGTAGGAGTCTTTTTAAGTGGAGGCTACGATTCTGCCGCGGTTGCATCCATTATTCAAGATCAAACAAGTAGTCCAATTAAAACCTTTACGGTTGGATTTAACGAAGTAGATTTCGACGAGGCTAAGGATGCAGAGAAAATAGCTAAACACATTGGAAGTGAGCACTATACACTCACTTGCACTCCAGAAAACGCCTCCGACATTTTTCATAAAATACCTCAGGTATACGACGAACCGTTTGCAGATAATTCCGTAGTGCCAACTATGTTGGTATCTAAATTTGCCAAACAAGAAGTAAAGGTTGCATTGAGTGGAGATGGGGGCGACGAAATTTTTGGTGGTTACAATAAATTTAAACAGGCTTTAGATTTCACCCAGCGCTATCCTCACTTGCTACAAACGGTATTGGGAAAAGCCATGTCCCTAATAGATCCAGAATCCCTTCCCATTTTGCGGAATACCCATAATTTTTCCTCTCGTTATGAGAAGATGATAAACATTTGGATGTCGCATAGCCCCTTTGTTGCCTTAAAGAATATTTCCTATTACATAACCGATGAGGAGGTTAAAAAAATCCTCAATGTACCCTTTGATTCCCCTACAACATTTTTCGATATCGAAGGGAAACTAGCCCCTCACAACGACTATTTAAACAAGTTGTTAGCCATAGATTACAAGACATTTTTAATGGATAATAACATGGTTAAAATAGATCGGGCTTCCATGTCGGTGGGATTAGAGGGACGAGAGCCCTTTTTAGACCAGGAAATTATTGAGTTTGCCGCGCGACTACCTTCGCATTACAAAATCAGGTCGGGGTACACCAAGTCTATGTTAAAACATGTAACCCACCGATATATAGACCCTGCATTAATGGACCGCCCGAAAAAACCATTTATTGCCCCCTTAAAAGAATGGTTTAAGGATGACATGCGTGGATTGATGATGGATTATATCAACAAGGAAACTTTAGACCAACAAGAGATATTCAATACCAAGGAAGTATTGGCGATGCGAGATAAATATTTGCAAGACCGAGGAGTTGGACATCAAAAAGTGTGGAACATCCTCCTTTTCCAATTATGGTATAAGGCGTATATGTAG
- a CDS encoding tyrosine-type recombinase/integrase encodes MAHFKLYKIAKIYDAKGDLSQRWFAYFYTYDSKLNKLVRKREYVPNSLNAEERYAALAKLVKSINKLLKEGKIINQAPKQKAKKEIVIESLELALERKKNYCTHRGYLSFRNALQHLKGWLKRNAFEKIYTTQFTKSHAIQYLRGTHQKRGWSAKTYNLQLGFIKTLFEDAIERDVIKDNPFARLKSLPMQQSEIILWNDYQKRTLANWVKENDPQLFIVVLLVYHCFIRPQEIVRLTIGDFDLGSDIIYIKGSQAKDRKSKSVTLSTQLIELLTPILRAYPKDYLLISRDLKPGKKQIAITRINT; translated from the coding sequence ATGGCCCATTTCAAGCTCTACAAAATAGCTAAAATCTACGATGCAAAAGGCGACCTTTCACAACGCTGGTTTGCATATTTCTACACTTACGATTCAAAACTCAATAAGCTAGTTCGCAAACGCGAATACGTTCCAAACTCCTTAAATGCCGAGGAACGGTATGCTGCTTTGGCTAAATTGGTTAAAAGCATAAACAAGCTTTTGAAAGAAGGTAAGATCATTAACCAGGCACCAAAACAAAAGGCAAAAAAAGAGATTGTAATAGAATCCCTTGAATTGGCCCTGGAGCGAAAAAAAAACTATTGCACTCATAGGGGTTATTTGTCTTTTAGAAATGCCCTGCAGCACCTTAAAGGATGGCTTAAACGAAATGCGTTTGAAAAGATCTATACAACCCAATTTACCAAATCGCATGCAATACAATATTTGAGAGGAACCCACCAAAAAAGGGGATGGAGCGCCAAGACTTACAACCTTCAATTAGGTTTCATCAAAACCTTATTTGAAGATGCTATCGAGAGAGATGTTATAAAGGACAATCCATTTGCAAGGCTGAAATCATTACCAATGCAACAAAGCGAAATTATTCTCTGGAATGATTATCAAAAAAGAACATTAGCCAACTGGGTGAAAGAGAATGATCCTCAGTTGTTTATCGTTGTGCTCCTAGTTTATCATTGCTTTATTCGACCACAAGAAATTGTGCGACTCACTATTGGGGATTTTGACCTTGGATCCGACATTATTTACATAAAAGGATCTCAGGCTAAAGACCGAAAATCTAAATCCGTTACCCTTAGTACACAGTTGATTGAATTACTTACACCGATATTAAGGGCTTATCCTAAAGACTATCTACTAATTAGCCGAGATCTTAAACCAGGGAAGAAGCAAATTGCAATTACTAGGATAAACACATGA
- a CDS encoding peroxiredoxin family protein → MVLLFFLFVFTGCSLFLINPRYSDLPLDYRDQIKPVKFNFSLPEKIPANFLDSNVVYTINKDGLIRLSRYFGKKIIVVKTATFCKPCKEKLPEILEYKKEIEKKGLVLFVSPENYMERYRLREIFNERGYNGPLFFVDIDEYGDIRTNKKLLNFDKDFFPNFMDEFLLTIGFPSYIVIDPDGEIMQEPNIVWDDLISSM, encoded by the coding sequence ATGGTGCTACTCTTTTTTTTATTTGTCTTCACAGGATGTTCTCTGTTTTTAATAAATCCCAGATATTCTGATTTGCCGTTAGATTACAGAGACCAAATTAAACCAGTTAAATTTAATTTTTCTTTACCTGAAAAAATACCTGCAAATTTTCTTGATTCCAACGTCGTTTACACTATTAATAAGGATGGTTTAATCAGATTATCACGATATTTTGGAAAAAAAATTATTGTTGTTAAAACGGCGACTTTTTGTAAACCGTGTAAGGAAAAATTGCCAGAAATCTTGGAATACAAGAAGGAGATTGAAAAAAAGGGATTGGTCTTATTTGTTTCACCTGAAAATTATATGGAGCGTTACAGACTAAGGGAAATTTTTAACGAGCGAGGTTACAACGGACCTTTGTTTTTTGTTGATATAGATGAATATGGAGATATAAGAACAAATAAAAAATTATTGAATTTCGATAAAGATTTTTTCCCGAATTTTATGGACGAATTTCTTTTAACAATTGGTTTTCCTAGCTATATAGTTATTGATCCCGACGGTGAAATTATGCAAGAACCTAATATTGTTTGGGATGATTTAATAAGTTCCATGTAG
- a CDS encoding LptF/LptG family permease produces the protein MFNKLSILTFRAFFGPFLATFFLTLFILVMQFVWKYIDDLMGKGLEFTVVAELLLYATANLVTLALPLGILLASIMTFGNMAEKYELVALKSSGLSLFRIMRPMLILVCILTLSAFLFSNYASPVANLKFKTLLWDVTEQKPALELKDNIFYNGIEGYSIRVKSKDNETGQLNDVLIYDHREENKGNTYVIRAEYGFMSKSANGQLLLLTLYNGDSYEEVAKNPRMVSNFPHVRNNFKKQIISFDLSGFNLTRSDENLFKQGYQMLNYRQLEHVADSLDQVKERKIESYLGYLERSICLTADSAVLKEPTSPATFGHLYDSDVNNIIIMAQNQIRNAKAYAQRTDYEDETRQKTINRYRVEKTRKVSLSLACIILFFIGGPLGAIIKKGGMGMPVVFAVIFFLVFHVLSMSGEKMAIANVVSVHTGMFLSYFVLVPIAIFVTIKANQDSALFDAASYQKLLSKIPLIKKTVK, from the coding sequence TTGTTCAATAAACTAAGCATACTGACATTTAGGGCGTTTTTTGGACCATTTCTTGCCACCTTTTTCCTTACCCTGTTCATTTTGGTGATGCAGTTTGTGTGGAAATACATAGACGATTTAATGGGGAAAGGACTGGAATTTACCGTGGTAGCAGAACTATTACTCTATGCCACTGCAAACCTGGTAACCCTTGCCCTACCCTTAGGAATACTTTTGGCTTCCATTATGACCTTTGGGAACATGGCTGAGAAATATGAGTTGGTTGCACTTAAGTCATCTGGGTTATCGCTATTTAGAATTATGCGTCCCATGCTTATTCTGGTGTGTATACTAACGCTTAGCGCATTTCTATTTTCGAATTATGCATCGCCAGTAGCCAACCTAAAATTTAAGACCTTATTGTGGGATGTTACAGAGCAAAAGCCTGCCTTAGAGCTCAAGGACAACATATTTTATAACGGAATTGAAGGCTATAGTATTCGAGTTAAATCTAAGGATAACGAAACAGGGCAATTAAATGATGTACTGATTTACGACCACAGAGAAGAAAACAAGGGGAATACCTATGTTATTAGAGCGGAATACGGCTTTATGAGTAAATCGGCAAATGGTCAGCTATTACTGCTTACCCTCTACAATGGCGATAGTTATGAGGAAGTAGCTAAAAACCCGAGGATGGTTAGTAATTTCCCACACGTTCGAAATAATTTCAAAAAACAAATTATCTCCTTTGACCTAAGTGGATTTAACCTTACCAGATCCGATGAAAATCTGTTCAAGCAAGGTTATCAAATGCTTAATTACAGGCAGCTAGAGCATGTTGCTGACTCCTTAGACCAAGTTAAGGAGCGAAAAATTGAAAGTTACCTTGGGTATCTTGAGCGCTCTATTTGTTTAACCGCAGATAGTGCCGTTTTAAAGGAACCTACTAGTCCTGCTACCTTTGGTCATTTGTACGATAGTGATGTTAACAACATCATTATCATGGCTCAAAACCAAATCAGAAATGCAAAAGCCTACGCGCAGCGAACTGATTACGAAGATGAAACAAGACAAAAAACAATAAACCGGTACCGCGTTGAAAAAACGAGAAAAGTATCGCTTTCTCTTGCATGTATTATTTTGTTCTTCATTGGTGGACCATTGGGAGCCATTATAAAAAAAGGTGGAATGGGAATGCCAGTGGTGTTTGCAGTCATCTTTTTCTTGGTATTCCACGTCTTATCTATGAGTGGAGAAAAAATGGCCATTGCAAACGTAGTTTCTGTGCATACAGGAATGTTTCTAAGTTACTTTGTATTGGTGCCCATCGCAATCTTTGTGACGATAAAAGCCAACCAAGATTCGGCACTTTTCGATGCGGCTAGTTACCAGAAACTACTGTCCAAAATCCCCCTAATAAAGAAAACAGTTAAATGA